The following are from one region of the Microbacterium paraoxydans genome:
- a CDS encoding aminotransferase-like domain-containing protein yields MDTLDRANATPVAHGSASAPLVQAGEVSATALAARLGRWSHGDGTLSTRLAAAIAALIGSGELRPADRLPAERALAAAVAVSRGTVVSAYATLAEQGLVERRQGSGTRVSGARTAPAADRRPGRGEALFSALPNAIDLLRTVPQIPDIGVQLIRDHQPRLDLALLPETDPAGLPALRELIADMYRAEGTPTTPEQILVTHGAQQAISLVVNALVEPGDVVLAEEITWPGVTDSVGLRGGTVHGVPMGADGLDVDALEQAMARLRPVLVALNPHHQNPTGTRLPAAARHRVAELAAQYGVPVIEDRVVAGISFDGVVPPTLASERPDAPVLVVESVSKWAWAGLRIGWLRADPVLVRRLRGARQLADQSTSVPGQLLALDLIAHATELRRANSRVHQERLLLLQELMAAHLPDWTSETPRGGLSLWAALPRGSASALARVAAAHGVSIAGTGAFAVSAAAPDDHVRLPFTAPDDVLTEGVRRLGDAWREYRETLSSPA; encoded by the coding sequence ATGGACACCCTCGACAGGGCCAATGCGACGCCGGTGGCCCACGGATCGGCCTCCGCGCCCCTCGTCCAGGCCGGAGAGGTCTCCGCGACCGCCCTCGCCGCACGCCTCGGACGCTGGTCCCACGGCGACGGCACCCTCTCCACCCGACTCGCCGCGGCGATCGCCGCCCTGATCGGCAGCGGTGAGCTGCGCCCCGCTGACCGCCTGCCTGCCGAACGCGCCCTCGCCGCGGCGGTCGCGGTCTCGCGGGGCACGGTCGTGTCCGCCTATGCGACCCTCGCCGAGCAGGGTCTCGTCGAGCGCCGGCAGGGCAGTGGGACGAGGGTGTCGGGGGCGAGGACGGCGCCCGCGGCGGACCGCCGTCCCGGCCGCGGCGAGGCCCTGTTCTCGGCACTCCCCAACGCGATCGACCTGCTCCGCACGGTGCCGCAGATCCCGGACATCGGTGTGCAGCTCATCCGCGACCACCAGCCGCGGCTCGACCTCGCCCTGCTCCCGGAGACCGACCCCGCAGGGCTCCCCGCGCTCCGCGAACTCATCGCCGACATGTACCGCGCCGAGGGGACGCCGACCACGCCCGAGCAGATCCTCGTGACCCACGGCGCGCAGCAGGCCATCAGCCTCGTCGTGAACGCGCTCGTGGAACCGGGTGACGTCGTGCTCGCGGAGGAGATCACCTGGCCGGGCGTGACCGACTCCGTGGGGCTGCGCGGCGGCACCGTGCACGGCGTGCCGATGGGCGCGGACGGCCTCGACGTCGACGCGCTGGAGCAGGCGATGGCCCGGCTGCGTCCTGTGCTCGTCGCACTCAACCCGCACCACCAGAATCCCACGGGGACGCGACTGCCCGCGGCGGCCCGGCACCGCGTGGCCGAACTCGCCGCGCAGTACGGGGTGCCCGTGATCGAGGACCGCGTCGTCGCCGGCATCTCGTTCGACGGGGTCGTGCCGCCCACGCTCGCCTCGGAACGGCCGGATGCCCCGGTGCTCGTCGTCGAGTCCGTGTCGAAGTGGGCCTGGGCCGGGCTGCGGATCGGGTGGCTGCGGGCCGATCCCGTGCTGGTCCGGCGGCTCCGCGGCGCCCGGCAGCTCGCCGATCAATCCACGAGCGTGCCCGGCCAGCTCCTCGCGCTCGACCTCATCGCGCACGCGACGGAGCTCCGCCGCGCCAACAGCCGCGTGCACCAGGAGCGGCTCCTCCTGCTGCAGGAGCTGATGGCCGCGCACCTCCCCGACTGGACCTCTGAGACCCCGCGGGGTGGACTCTCGCTGTGGGCCGCGCTGCCTCGGGGCTCCGCATCGGCTCTCGCGCGCGTCGCCGCGGCGCACGGGGTCTCGATCGCGGGCACCGGGGCCTTCGCGGTCTCGGCCGCCGCGCCGGACGACCACGTGCGCTTGCCGTTCACCGCGCCGGACGACGTGCTCACCGAGGGGGTGCGCCGCTTGGGCGACGCCTGGCGTGAGTACCGGGAGACTCTCAGCAGCCCTGCCTAG
- a CDS encoding DUF4407 domain-containing protein encodes MPYSAHRPGRFDSQGRIILDGDPNAETDDLDFLREYEPTGDTSAQSDVASDDRTPEPVTAPDAPADAEPVPDRKARPPRVRKPRRRRAAAERLRALAILGGAEGEILDRVPGETPRFVQMFFVLAGTALVSAISMLFALTTGVRAAVWLAIPLAIVWALIIFNLDRFLTSTMTSTRNVWKLIGLAIPRVIMAAIIGFVVAEPLVLQIFHNDISREVAATNIVQAQADQEALETGPEKKALDAASERVAALENQAATGIVAGTESSSATESAAQSTVDDLTAKLTEQQAVIDQARTLYQCELTGEGAGTVPGCTGVNGEGASSQAAQAQLAEAQQTYDALAAQLRTANEELAAAGSAAKENTTASESQNRQQAKDELPAARDTYEQALAAYNARADSVAQGNAGAVGLLSQISGLNRLSEKEPAILWAHILIAALFFMIELLPVLVKVLTSYGDPSLYEKALAIRKQVALDKVTAEGFRDRADIVTTPASGAGAQAT; translated from the coding sequence ATGCCCTATTCCGCCCACCGCCCGGGTCGCTTCGACTCGCAGGGTCGGATCATCCTCGACGGCGACCCGAACGCCGAGACGGATGACCTCGACTTCCTGCGCGAGTACGAACCGACCGGCGACACGTCCGCGCAGTCCGACGTCGCGTCCGACGACCGGACGCCCGAGCCGGTGACGGCGCCCGACGCCCCGGCCGACGCGGAGCCCGTCCCCGACCGGAAGGCGCGTCCGCCGCGCGTCCGGAAGCCGCGTCGCCGTCGCGCCGCCGCCGAGCGCCTCCGTGCTCTCGCGATCCTCGGCGGGGCGGAGGGCGAGATCCTCGACCGGGTCCCCGGCGAGACCCCGCGCTTCGTGCAGATGTTCTTCGTGCTCGCCGGGACCGCCCTGGTCAGCGCGATCTCCATGCTCTTCGCCCTCACGACGGGCGTGCGCGCGGCGGTCTGGTTGGCGATCCCGCTCGCGATCGTGTGGGCGCTGATCATCTTCAACCTCGACCGCTTCCTCACCTCGACCATGACGTCGACCCGCAACGTCTGGAAGCTCATCGGCCTCGCGATCCCCCGCGTCATCATGGCGGCGATCATCGGTTTCGTCGTCGCGGAGCCGCTCGTGCTGCAGATCTTCCACAACGACATCTCCCGCGAGGTCGCCGCGACCAACATCGTCCAGGCGCAGGCCGACCAGGAGGCGCTCGAGACCGGCCCGGAGAAGAAGGCGCTGGACGCGGCGTCCGAGCGGGTCGCGGCGCTGGAGAACCAGGCGGCGACGGGCATCGTCGCCGGGACCGAGTCGTCGTCGGCGACCGAGTCCGCCGCCCAGTCCACGGTCGATGACCTGACGGCGAAGCTCACGGAGCAGCAGGCCGTGATCGACCAGGCGCGGACGCTGTACCAGTGCGAGCTCACGGGCGAGGGCGCGGGTACCGTCCCCGGCTGCACCGGCGTGAACGGCGAGGGCGCGAGCTCTCAGGCCGCCCAGGCCCAGCTCGCCGAGGCCCAGCAGACCTACGACGCGCTCGCGGCCCAGCTCCGCACCGCGAACGAGGAGCTCGCCGCTGCCGGAAGCGCTGCCAAGGAGAACACCACGGCCTCGGAGTCGCAGAACCGTCAGCAGGCGAAGGACGAGCTCCCAGCCGCGCGCGACACGTACGAGCAGGCGCTCGCGGCCTACAACGCCCGCGCGGATTCCGTGGCGCAGGGCAACGCCGGGGCGGTGGGGCTGCTGAGCCAGATCAGCGGCCTCAATCGCCTGAGCGAGAAGGAGCCCGCGATCCTCTGGGCGCACATCCTCATCGCTGCGCTGTTCTTCATGATCGAGTTGCTGCCGGTGCTGGTGAAGGTGCTCACGAGCTACGGCGACCCCAGCCTCTACGAGAAGGCCCTGGCCATCCGCAAGCAGGTCGCGCTGGACAAGGTCACGGCGGAGGGCTTCCGCGACCGCGCCGACATCGTCACCACTCCCGCCTCCGGCGCGGGGGCTCAGGCCACCTGA
- the rlmN gene encoding 23S rRNA (adenine(2503)-C(2))-methyltransferase RlmN yields MAENPRTPETRSATAPASSRSGAIRETRAPQVRPATEGWTQKKDAEGRPLLQFASPKRGKPPVHLADLTPAERIEKVKELGLPGFRAKQLATHYFRHYTSDPAEMTDLPAGIREELVAGMLPPLMTEVRRLETDRGDTIKFLWRLHDGALVESVLMRYPGRITLCVSSQAGCGMNCPFCATGQAGLTRNMSTAEIIEQIVRANRAIANGELGGKKRDDHSMERVSNIVFMGMGEPLANYKRVMDAVRTMVAPQPDGLGMSARGITVSTVGLVPAIRKLADENIPVTFALSLHAPDDHLRDELIPVNSRWKVDEALDAAYDYYAKTGRRVSIEYALIKDMNDHAWRADLLADKLNQRGRGWVHVNPIPLNPTPGSIWTSSEKDVTDEFVRRLNDAGIPTTLRDTRGKEIDGACGQLVATTEDEAAAAAMA; encoded by the coding sequence ATGGCCGAGAACCCCCGCACACCCGAGACGCGCTCCGCGACAGCGCCCGCGTCGTCCCGTTCGGGGGCGATCCGCGAGACCCGTGCCCCGCAGGTGCGCCCCGCGACCGAGGGCTGGACCCAGAAGAAGGACGCCGAGGGGCGCCCGCTGCTGCAGTTCGCGAGCCCGAAGCGCGGCAAGCCGCCGGTCCACCTCGCCGACCTCACCCCGGCCGAGCGCATCGAGAAGGTGAAGGAGCTCGGACTCCCCGGGTTCCGCGCCAAGCAGCTCGCCACGCATTACTTCCGCCACTACACGTCCGACCCCGCGGAGATGACGGACCTCCCCGCCGGCATCCGTGAGGAGCTGGTCGCCGGCATGCTCCCGCCCCTCATGACCGAGGTGCGGCGGCTGGAGACCGACCGCGGCGACACCATCAAGTTCCTCTGGCGTCTGCACGACGGCGCGCTCGTCGAGTCGGTCCTCATGCGCTACCCCGGCCGCATCACGCTGTGCGTGTCGAGCCAGGCCGGCTGCGGCATGAACTGCCCGTTCTGTGCCACGGGCCAGGCGGGGCTGACCCGCAACATGTCCACCGCCGAGATTATCGAGCAGATCGTCAGGGCCAACCGGGCCATCGCGAACGGCGAGCTGGGCGGCAAGAAGCGCGACGACCACAGCATGGAGCGCGTCTCCAACATCGTCTTCATGGGCATGGGGGAGCCGCTCGCCAACTACAAGCGCGTCATGGACGCGGTGCGCACCATGGTCGCCCCGCAGCCCGACGGTCTCGGCATGAGCGCCCGCGGCATCACCGTGTCGACCGTGGGACTCGTGCCCGCGATCCGCAAGCTCGCCGACGAGAACATCCCCGTCACGTTCGCCCTGTCGCTGCACGCCCCTGACGACCACCTGCGGGACGAGCTCATCCCCGTGAACTCGCGGTGGAAGGTCGACGAGGCGCTCGACGCGGCCTACGACTACTACGCCAAGACCGGGCGCCGCGTGTCCATCGAGTACGCCCTCATCAAGGACATGAACGACCACGCCTGGCGGGCCGATCTCCTGGCGGACAAGCTCAACCAGCGCGGTCGCGGGTGGGTGCACGTGAACCCGATCCCGCTGAACCCGACGCCGGGCTCGATCTGGACCTCGTCAGAGAAGGACGTCACCGACGAGTTCGTGCGACGGCTGAACGACGCCGGCATCCCGACGACCCTCCGCGACACCCGCGGCAAGGAGATCGACGGCGCCTGCGGGCAGCTCGTCGCGACGACCGAGGACGAAGCTGCCGCCGCGGCGATGGCCTGA
- a CDS encoding bifunctional 4-hydroxy-2-oxoglutarate aldolase/2-dehydro-3-deoxy-phosphogluconate aldolase, producing the protein MSDRLARARTTGILAVLRAPSPELALEASEAIIRGGVSGIEVTFSTPDAPAVIRELIARHGDAAYIGAGTVTTAEQATQAADAGAAFLVSPGTLPDLTRAMLDTGRVVMTGAMTPTEVMGALELGVDVVKIFPASLGGPSYLGALRGPFPDAPLMPTGGVKPDNLADWFAAGAVAVGAGGDLANGAAIANADWADIEQRASRFAAALAATRG; encoded by the coding sequence ATGTCCGACCGTCTCGCCCGCGCCCGCACCACCGGCATCCTCGCCGTCCTCCGCGCCCCGTCGCCGGAGCTGGCCCTGGAGGCCTCGGAGGCGATCATCCGCGGCGGCGTCTCGGGTATCGAGGTGACCTTCTCGACCCCCGACGCGCCGGCCGTGATCCGCGAGCTCATCGCCCGCCATGGGGACGCCGCGTACATCGGCGCCGGCACCGTCACGACGGCGGAGCAGGCGACCCAGGCCGCCGACGCGGGTGCCGCCTTCCTCGTCAGCCCGGGAACCCTCCCCGACCTCACGCGCGCCATGCTCGACACCGGCCGCGTGGTGATGACCGGTGCGATGACGCCGACCGAGGTCATGGGGGCCCTCGAACTGGGCGTCGACGTCGTGAAGATCTTCCCCGCCTCCCTCGGCGGCCCGTCCTATCTCGGGGCCCTGCGCGGACCGTTCCCCGACGCCCCGCTGATGCCCACGGGCGGCGTGAAGCCCGACAACCTCGCCGACTGGTTCGCGGCCGGCGCGGTCGCCGTGGGGGCCGGTGGCGACCTTGCGAACGGCGCCGCGATCGCGAACGCGGACTGGGCGGACATCGAGCAGCGGGCCTCGCGGTTCGCGGCCGCGCTCGCTGCCACGCGGGGCTGA
- a CDS encoding ankyrin repeat domain-containing protein → MRMRRVATAVVLAGALLLASACTAATSSHPSPPIPEVPMTDATPDLLAAAAAGDADAVRRALDAGADIEARGDGGMTPLIAATKANHVDAARLLIEAGADVNAKDDIQDSAYLYAGARGHDEILRMTLAHGADLRSTNRFGGTALIPASERGLLPTIEILLDAGVDPDHINNLGWTALHEAIVLGDGSARYVEVVRALLDGGADATIRDGDGVLPLDLATDRGYDAIAAELRR, encoded by the coding sequence ATGCGGATGCGACGGGTGGCGACGGCCGTCGTTCTCGCGGGGGCACTGCTGCTCGCCTCGGCATGCACCGCCGCGACCTCGTCGCATCCCTCGCCACCGATCCCGGAGGTTCCTATGACCGACGCCACGCCCGACCTGCTCGCCGCGGCCGCCGCGGGGGACGCTGACGCCGTCCGCCGCGCGCTGGACGCGGGTGCCGACATCGAAGCCCGTGGCGACGGCGGCATGACGCCCCTGATCGCGGCCACCAAGGCGAACCATGTCGACGCAGCACGGCTCCTGATCGAGGCCGGCGCCGACGTGAACGCGAAGGACGACATCCAGGACTCCGCCTACCTCTACGCCGGCGCCCGCGGGCATGACGAGATCCTGCGGATGACCCTGGCGCACGGGGCCGACCTCCGCAGCACGAACCGCTTCGGCGGCACCGCGCTGATCCCGGCGTCCGAGCGCGGTCTGCTGCCGACGATCGAGATCCTGCTGGACGCAGGAGTCGACCCGGATCACATCAACAACCTCGGCTGGACCGCCCTGCACGAGGCGATCGTGCTCGGCGACGGCTCCGCCCGCTACGTCGAGGTGGTGCGCGCTCTCCTCGACGGCGGCGCCGATGCGACCATCCGCGACGGCGACGGGGTGCTGCCGCTGGACCTCGCGACCGACCGCGGGTACGACGCCATCGCCGCCGAGCTTCGGCGGTGA
- a CDS encoding sulfite exporter TauE/SafE family protein, with the protein MTALDPWAWAALGVAAVVIGISKTALPGGSILAIALFAAVLPARTSTAATLLLLMVGDVFALLAYRRHAHWPTLLRLAPAVVAGLLLGFAFLALTGDGVVRRAIGVILLLMIAVTLWRRWRQARAEQEAAARGGALLAGVYGTLGGFTTMVANAGGPVMSMYFLATRTPVQVFLGTSAWFFAIINVIKVPFLAGIGLFTGPVLLTDAILAPLVVLGALLGLRVARRLDQRLFDRIVIVLTILGAVYLLL; encoded by the coding sequence GTGACAGCGCTCGATCCCTGGGCCTGGGCCGCGCTCGGCGTGGCCGCGGTCGTCATCGGGATCTCGAAGACCGCTCTTCCAGGCGGCAGCATCCTCGCGATCGCCCTGTTCGCCGCGGTCCTCCCCGCACGCACCTCCACGGCCGCGACCCTCCTGCTGCTGATGGTGGGCGACGTGTTCGCGCTGCTGGCCTACCGACGGCACGCGCATTGGCCGACGTTGCTCCGCCTCGCACCGGCGGTGGTCGCGGGACTCCTCCTCGGCTTCGCCTTCCTCGCCCTGACCGGAGACGGGGTCGTGCGCCGCGCCATCGGCGTGATCCTGCTGCTCATGATCGCCGTGACGCTGTGGCGGCGATGGCGGCAGGCGCGGGCGGAGCAGGAGGCTGCGGCGCGCGGCGGCGCGCTGCTGGCCGGCGTCTACGGCACGCTCGGCGGCTTCACGACGATGGTGGCGAACGCGGGCGGTCCGGTCATGTCGATGTACTTCCTCGCTACGCGGACGCCCGTCCAGGTCTTTCTCGGCACCTCCGCCTGGTTCTTCGCGATCATCAACGTGATCAAGGTGCCGTTCCTGGCCGGGATCGGACTGTTCACCGGCCCCGTGCTGCTCACCGATGCGATCCTCGCGCCGCTCGTGGTGCTCGGCGCGCTGCTCGGTCTGCGGGTCGCGCGGCGCCTGGACCAGCGGCTCTTCGATCGCATCGTGATCGTGCTGACGATCCTCGGTGCCGTGTACCTGCTGCTCTAG
- a CDS encoding SDR family oxidoreductase: MSTLAGKTILMSGGSRGIGLAIALRAAADGANIAMLAKTDSPHPKLEGTVHSAAEQIRAAGGQALPIVGDVRDDDHITEAVMKTQGEFGGIDIVLNNASVIDLSRSLDLSAKKYDLMQDVNVRGTFMLSRAAVPILKDAENPHILSLSPPLNPTPKWLGAHTGYTLAKYGMTMVTLGLAAEFAADGIAANTLWPRTTIATAAVQNLLGGDKVMAASRTADIYADAAYVVLTQPARTYTGQSLIVEDVLEANGVTDFSGYAAVPGTPDSALFPDIFLD; the protein is encoded by the coding sequence ATGAGCACACTCGCCGGAAAGACCATCCTCATGTCGGGCGGCAGCCGCGGGATCGGCCTCGCGATCGCCCTGCGCGCGGCCGCGGACGGCGCGAACATCGCGATGCTCGCCAAGACCGACTCCCCGCACCCGAAGCTCGAGGGCACCGTGCACAGCGCGGCCGAGCAGATCCGCGCCGCCGGCGGCCAGGCGCTGCCGATCGTGGGCGACGTGCGGGACGACGACCACATCACCGAGGCCGTCATGAAGACGCAGGGCGAGTTCGGCGGGATCGACATCGTCCTCAACAACGCCAGCGTCATCGACCTCTCCCGGTCGCTCGACCTCTCCGCCAAGAAGTACGACCTGATGCAGGACGTGAACGTCCGCGGCACCTTCATGCTCTCCCGGGCCGCGGTGCCCATCCTCAAGGACGCCGAGAACCCGCACATCCTCTCGCTCTCGCCGCCCCTGAACCCCACCCCGAAGTGGCTGGGCGCGCACACCGGGTACACGCTGGCCAAGTACGGGATGACGATGGTCACGCTCGGACTCGCGGCGGAGTTCGCGGCCGACGGCATCGCTGCCAACACGCTGTGGCCGCGCACGACGATCGCGACGGCCGCGGTGCAGAACCTCCTCGGCGGCGACAAGGTGATGGCCGCGAGCCGGACGGCCGACATCTACGCCGACGCCGCCTACGTCGTGCTCACCCAGCCGGCGCGTACGTACACCGGGCAGTCGCTCATCGTGGAGGACGTGCTCGAGGCGAACGGAGTCACCGACTTCTCGGGCTACGCCGCCGTCCCGGGGACTCCGGACAGCGCGCTGTTCCCGGACATCTTCCTCGACTGA
- a CDS encoding SDR family NAD(P)-dependent oxidoreductase: MQISGQGALVTGGASGLGLATARRLTAAGAHVTIIDLASSKGEEIASELGGLFVPADVTSVDGVKAAVAAAQAAAPLRVVVNCAGIAPPAKVLDRHGTPAVLADFERIVRINLVGTFNVISQAAAVIAANELHDEERGVIVNTASVAAFDGQIGQPAYSASKGGVHAMTLPIARELARHAIRVCTIAPGIMETPMLMGLPQEAQDSLGQQVPFPARLGRPDEYTALVQQIVENGYLNGETIRLDGAIRMAPR, encoded by the coding sequence ATGCAGATCAGCGGACAGGGTGCCCTCGTCACCGGCGGCGCCTCCGGACTCGGGCTGGCCACCGCCCGTCGGCTCACCGCCGCGGGAGCCCACGTCACCATCATCGACCTCGCCTCGTCGAAGGGGGAGGAGATCGCGTCCGAGCTCGGCGGTCTCTTCGTGCCCGCGGACGTGACGAGCGTCGACGGGGTCAAGGCCGCCGTCGCCGCGGCACAGGCCGCCGCGCCGTTGCGGGTGGTCGTGAACTGCGCCGGCATCGCCCCGCCCGCCAAGGTGCTCGACCGGCACGGCACGCCCGCCGTGCTCGCCGACTTCGAGCGCATCGTCCGCATCAACCTCGTCGGCACGTTCAACGTGATCTCCCAGGCTGCGGCTGTGATCGCCGCGAACGAGCTGCATGACGAGGAGCGCGGGGTCATCGTCAACACTGCGAGCGTCGCCGCGTTCGACGGGCAGATCGGGCAGCCGGCGTACTCGGCGTCCAAGGGCGGCGTGCACGCCATGACCCTGCCGATCGCTCGCGAGCTCGCCCGTCACGCCATTCGCGTGTGCACGATCGCCCCCGGCATCATGGAGACGCCGATGCTCATGGGCCTTCCGCAGGAGGCGCAGGACTCGCTGGGACAGCAGGTGCCGTTCCCCGCTCGCCTCGGACGCCCGGACGAGTACACCGCCCTCGTGCAGCAGATCGTCGAGAACGGCTACCTCAACGGCGAGACCATCCGCCTCGACGGCGCCATCCGCATGGCCCCGCGGTGA
- a CDS encoding aminoglycoside 3'-phosphotransferase → MSIPAASVEVPARVRELAAGAALTPAWRNALGGLTFRTDDGRYIKWGPLDPEANMRDEAERMRWARTWITVPEVLSQGEDEAHEWLVMAALPGSSAVDPRWAASPEAAVRAVGLGLRLLHDALPVAECPWTWSPAERIANAADRGTTVPTDLLEPPSIDRLVVCHGDACLPNTLLDDDGRPLAHVDLAALGVADRWTDIAVAAMSTLWNFGPGWEDTLITAYGVEPDHVRLEYYRRLWNET, encoded by the coding sequence GTGAGCATCCCCGCCGCCTCCGTCGAGGTCCCCGCCCGGGTGCGCGAACTCGCCGCCGGGGCGGCACTGACCCCCGCGTGGCGCAACGCGCTCGGCGGCCTGACCTTCCGCACCGACGACGGCCGCTACATCAAATGGGGCCCCCTCGATCCTGAGGCGAACATGCGCGACGAGGCCGAGCGGATGCGCTGGGCCCGCACCTGGATCACGGTGCCCGAGGTGCTCTCCCAGGGCGAGGACGAGGCACACGAGTGGCTCGTGATGGCGGCCCTCCCCGGCAGCAGCGCCGTGGATCCGCGGTGGGCCGCCTCTCCGGAGGCCGCCGTCCGCGCAGTCGGGCTCGGTCTGCGCCTCCTGCACGACGCCCTCCCCGTCGCGGAGTGTCCGTGGACGTGGAGCCCGGCGGAGCGCATCGCGAACGCCGCCGACCGCGGCACGACGGTACCGACGGACCTGCTCGAGCCGCCGTCGATCGACCGGCTCGTGGTCTGCCACGGCGACGCATGCCTGCCGAACACCCTGCTCGACGACGACGGCCGACCCCTCGCCCATGTCGACCTCGCCGCGCTCGGGGTCGCCGACCGGTGGACCGACATCGCCGTCGCCGCCATGAGCACGCTGTGGAACTTCGGACCCGGGTGGGAGGACACCCTCATCACGGCCTACGGCGTCGAGCCCGACCACGTCCGGCTGGAGTACTACCGACGCCTCTGGAACGAGACGTGA
- a CDS encoding amino acid permease: MSAPQSGAAGAASTPRVSRPAVAVLGIGQLALLTLVVVASLRSLPAMAIYGLGSITLYLIPAVLFLVPTALVAAELATGWKGGVYVWVREALGNRWGFTAVWLQWIQNVVWFPTQLAFVAGALAFVFLDPSLSSSGFFTAVIIIVCYWGATLVTLRGGDLFAKLGSWGGIIGTLFPAVLLIVFGAVWVFSGEKSQVPLDASAVIPPFTGLASIVLIVSNVLAYAGMEVNAVHVNQMKDPGKGYPRSVFLAAGLILLVFILPTIAIAVAVPKKELGLTNGIMLAFGEYFDHWDMGWATAVVSALIAAGALASVVTWVAGPSKGVLAAAETGLLPPLLQKRNKAGVQSGILMLQGTIVTILAAIFIIVPNVSAAFVALIDMAAALYLIMYMLMFASAMVLRRKAPDVHRAYRVKALPFVAGVGFFACLAAFLLAFIPPDGFTAFPAAAYPWIVGAVIVVLGAPPLLFYALRKPSWDRRPADGSLLSDAHPEA; encoded by the coding sequence ATGTCCGCCCCGCAGTCCGGTGCCGCCGGCGCCGCCTCCACGCCGCGCGTCTCCCGTCCCGCCGTCGCCGTCCTCGGCATCGGCCAGCTCGCCCTGCTCACCCTCGTCGTCGTGGCGAGCCTGCGGTCCCTGCCCGCGATGGCGATCTACGGCCTCGGTAGCATCACGCTGTACCTCATCCCCGCGGTGCTCTTCCTCGTCCCCACCGCCCTCGTCGCCGCGGAGCTCGCGACCGGGTGGAAGGGCGGGGTGTACGTCTGGGTGCGGGAGGCCCTCGGCAACCGCTGGGGGTTCACCGCAGTGTGGCTGCAGTGGATCCAGAACGTCGTCTGGTTCCCCACGCAGCTCGCCTTCGTGGCCGGCGCCCTCGCCTTCGTCTTCCTCGACCCCTCGCTGTCCAGCTCCGGTTTCTTCACGGCGGTCATCATCATCGTCTGCTACTGGGGCGCCACCCTGGTCACCCTCCGCGGTGGCGATCTCTTCGCCAAGCTGGGCTCGTGGGGCGGCATCATCGGCACGCTGTTCCCGGCGGTGCTGCTCATCGTTTTCGGGGCGGTGTGGGTCTTCAGCGGGGAGAAGAGCCAGGTGCCGCTGGATGCCTCGGCGGTGATCCCGCCGTTCACGGGTCTCGCGTCCATCGTGCTGATCGTCTCGAACGTGCTGGCCTACGCCGGCATGGAGGTCAACGCGGTGCACGTGAACCAGATGAAGGATCCGGGCAAGGGCTACCCGCGTTCGGTGTTCCTCGCCGCCGGCCTGATCCTGCTCGTCTTCATCCTGCCCACCATCGCGATCGCGGTCGCTGTGCCGAAGAAGGAGCTCGGGCTGACGAACGGCATCATGCTCGCGTTCGGGGAGTACTTCGACCACTGGGACATGGGGTGGGCGACGGCCGTCGTCTCGGCCCTGATCGCCGCCGGTGCCCTCGCCTCGGTCGTGACGTGGGTCGCCGGTCCCTCCAAGGGTGTGCTGGCGGCGGCGGAGACGGGACTGCTCCCGCCGCTGCTGCAGAAGCGGAACAAGGCCGGTGTGCAGTCCGGCATCCTGATGCTCCAGGGAACCATCGTCACGATCCTCGCGGCGATCTTCATCATCGTGCCCAACGTCAGCGCCGCCTTCGTGGCGCTCATCGACATGGCCGCCGCGCTGTACCTCATCATGTACATGCTCATGTTCGCCTCGGCGATGGTGCTGCGGCGGAAGGCGCCGGACGTCCACCGTGCCTACCGCGTGAAGGCCCTCCCGTTCGTCGCCGGGGTCGGGTTCTTCGCCTGCCTCGCGGCGTTCCTGCTCGCCTTCATCCCGCCCGACGGCTTCACCGCCTTCCCGGCGGCCGCGTACCCGTGGATCGTCGGAGCGGTGATCGTCGTGCTCGGTGCCCCGCCGCTGCTCTTCTACGCGCTGCGGAAGCCCTCGTGGGATCGGCGGCCCGCCGACGGGAGCCTCCTGAGCGACGCGCACCCGGAAGCCTGA